One genomic region from Arthrobacter sp. YN encodes:
- a CDS encoding methyltransferase family protein, with translation MSSEGPAPSRAHGWGRIYFAVQAVAGLAWWVGVFLSPAIREATLGRLDPVSVAAFDIPLFVIASGVAAFGVRAAAVVATGWTGLVAVALAVYATITTEAGWGVLIMFAAAACSVVALFFVVQGRVPTELIVRGPFAFRPAPTRRGTAANVGSTMGQLILFWGFFLVVLPSVIWWLEQRWGVSLLFPSAAAPVGFVVLLLASSLGIASAVTMSSIGGGTPLPSAMPNRLVIAGPYRWVRNPMAVAGISQGAAVGLVLGSWLVVAYAVAGSLLWNYAVRPHEEADLERRFGAEFQQYRGSVRCWIPHW, from the coding sequence GTGAGCTCGGAGGGCCCTGCCCCTTCGCGGGCACACGGGTGGGGCCGGATCTACTTCGCTGTCCAAGCTGTGGCTGGGCTCGCGTGGTGGGTTGGAGTTTTCCTGTCACCGGCCATACGCGAAGCCACTCTTGGCCGCCTGGATCCCGTCTCCGTAGCCGCCTTCGACATTCCCTTGTTCGTCATCGCCTCGGGTGTCGCGGCCTTCGGCGTCAGGGCAGCAGCAGTGGTGGCCACTGGTTGGACTGGACTCGTTGCAGTTGCCTTGGCTGTCTACGCAACAATCACTACCGAGGCGGGGTGGGGCGTCCTGATCATGTTCGCCGCCGCCGCATGCTCAGTGGTTGCACTTTTCTTTGTGGTGCAGGGACGAGTGCCCACGGAGTTGATCGTGCGGGGACCGTTCGCGTTCCGGCCGGCGCCTACCCGTCGCGGCACTGCGGCCAACGTGGGGTCAACCATGGGTCAGTTGATTCTCTTCTGGGGTTTCTTCCTGGTGGTACTTCCTTCAGTTATTTGGTGGTTAGAGCAGCGGTGGGGCGTCTCCCTGCTGTTCCCCTCGGCGGCCGCACCCGTCGGCTTCGTGGTGCTGTTATTGGCCAGTTCCCTAGGTATCGCTTCCGCGGTGACTATGTCCTCAATCGGAGGTGGCACTCCACTGCCTTCTGCCATGCCCAACCGCCTGGTCATCGCCGGCCCATATAGGTGGGTTAGGAATCCCATGGCCGTGGCAGGAATTTCCCAAGGCGCTGCTGTGGGCCTGGTGCTGGGTTCGTGGCTGGTGGTCGCCTATGCCGTTGCAGGCTCGCTGCTGTGGAATTACGCCGTCCGGCCACACGAAGAAGCTGATCTGGAACGCCGGTTTGGAGCCGAGTTCCAGCAATACCGTGGCTCAGTGCGCTGCTGGATTCCGCACTGGTGA
- a CDS encoding GTP pyrophosphokinase: protein MASNWDSLDQAQRDAVDANVALYERVRPALKRVTRDVLLTLRDMLNDAEVTPLFVTGRTKTVESFREKISRTDDPLEPGGPRLLKFPDPFRTLNDMVGIRVITKLPAENAAVANIIKRQRQLFDCRGDREKDIGSIESGTYGYSSRHLILRTIQNEAVKEYQQVFNPDMPANGSYFFECQIRTVFAHAWSEIEHDIRFKAEDPRAWTPHFDRQFTATAAMLETVESAFADLHERYEEVRGYWDLEGDGGMPLTPNRVRDVWRTLLPHVDRKVDDDWGWAAELLAAHGLTKTVELAGLLSANRITEVRKALDHRYSPGPDRLLDDLLLWQYGTEHIDLTAEAPDVVPHPRRDSLLRRLKQIERYRQTAL from the coding sequence ATGGCAAGCAATTGGGACAGCCTGGACCAGGCCCAGCGCGACGCAGTGGATGCGAATGTGGCGCTCTATGAGCGTGTTCGCCCTGCCCTGAAGCGGGTTACGCGGGACGTTCTGCTCACTTTGCGGGACATGCTGAACGACGCTGAGGTCACTCCGTTGTTTGTCACCGGACGGACCAAAACAGTGGAGTCCTTCCGGGAAAAGATTTCCCGCACCGATGATCCCCTGGAGCCGGGCGGCCCCCGGTTGCTGAAGTTTCCGGACCCCTTCCGCACGTTGAATGACATGGTGGGCATCCGTGTCATCACCAAGCTTCCGGCCGAGAACGCCGCCGTGGCCAACATCATCAAGCGGCAGCGGCAGCTCTTCGATTGCCGCGGAGACCGTGAGAAGGACATCGGCTCCATCGAGTCGGGAACCTACGGATACTCCAGCCGGCACCTCATTCTGCGAACCATCCAGAATGAGGCCGTCAAGGAATACCAGCAGGTCTTCAACCCGGACATGCCTGCCAACGGCAGCTATTTCTTCGAATGCCAGATCCGCACCGTTTTTGCCCACGCTTGGAGCGAGATCGAGCACGACATCCGGTTCAAGGCCGAAGACCCGCGCGCCTGGACACCCCATTTTGATCGCCAATTCACTGCAACAGCTGCCATGTTGGAAACAGTGGAGAGCGCCTTCGCCGATCTTCACGAGCGGTACGAGGAAGTTCGCGGCTACTGGGACCTTGAGGGCGATGGCGGCATGCCCCTGACGCCCAACCGGGTCCGTGACGTCTGGCGTACGCTGCTCCCGCACGTTGACCGTAAAGTTGATGACGACTGGGGATGGGCTGCCGAGCTGCTCGCCGCCCACGGCCTCACCAAGACCGTGGAGCTTGCCGGACTGCTCAGCGCCAACCGGATCACCGAGGTCCGCAAGGCCCTGGACCACCGCTACTCCCCCGGCCCCGACCGCCTCCTGGATGACCTCCTGTTGTGGCAGTACGGAACCGAACACATCGATCTCACCGCTGAGGCGCCCGACGTCGTTCCGCACCCGCGGCGCGACAGCCTCCTGCGGCGCCTTAAGCAGATTGAGCGCTACCGCCAGACTGCGCTCTAG
- a CDS encoding bile acid:sodium symporter family protein: MLEATNTPSKTEEPAAPANAALAAEAKIARIAVTVFPLLVVVAGVLGFLIPDLFKPMGVAVPYLLGVIMFCMGLTLTPPDFASVARRPWAVALGIVAHYVIMPGAGWLIAVLLQLPPELAVGLILVGCAPSGTASNVMAFLAKGDVALSVAVASVSTLIAPIVTPALTLFLAGSFLHIEAGAMVMDIVKTVLLPVIAGLLARLFLSKLVAKVLPALPWASAVVISLIVAIVVAGSASKIVAAGAIVFLAVVLHNGFGLGLGYLAGKLGRLDDKARRALAFEVGMQNSGLAATLATAHFSPLAALPSAVFSVWHNISGAIVAAWLARRPLKD, translated from the coding sequence ATGCTTGAGGCAACCAATACCCCGTCGAAAACCGAAGAACCCGCTGCGCCCGCCAACGCCGCCCTTGCCGCTGAAGCCAAGATTGCGCGCATTGCTGTCACCGTGTTCCCACTCCTGGTGGTTGTAGCGGGGGTCCTCGGCTTCCTGATTCCGGATCTGTTCAAACCGATGGGCGTCGCGGTTCCCTACCTGCTGGGCGTCATCATGTTCTGCATGGGACTCACGCTCACCCCGCCGGACTTTGCCTCGGTGGCACGGCGCCCATGGGCCGTCGCCCTTGGCATTGTGGCGCACTACGTGATCATGCCCGGCGCTGGGTGGCTCATCGCCGTCCTCCTGCAGTTGCCGCCGGAACTGGCCGTCGGCCTGATCCTGGTGGGTTGCGCACCTTCGGGCACCGCCTCGAATGTCATGGCGTTCCTGGCCAAGGGCGATGTTGCCCTGTCCGTGGCCGTCGCCTCGGTTTCCACGCTGATCGCGCCCATCGTGACCCCTGCCCTGACACTCTTCCTGGCCGGCTCTTTCCTGCACATCGAAGCCGGCGCCATGGTGATGGACATCGTGAAGACAGTGCTGCTGCCGGTGATCGCAGGCCTGTTGGCCCGTCTCTTCCTCTCGAAGCTCGTCGCAAAGGTTCTTCCCGCACTGCCGTGGGCGTCCGCCGTCGTGATTTCGCTGATCGTAGCTATCGTCGTAGCGGGAAGCGCCAGCAAGATCGTCGCGGCAGGCGCGATCGTTTTCCTGGCCGTCGTTCTCCACAACGGTTTCGGTCTGGGCCTGGGTTACTTGGCGGGCAAGCTCGGCCGGCTGGACGACAAGGCACGCCGCGCCCTCGCGTTTGAGGTTGGCATGCAGAACTCCGGTCTGGCCGCCACTCTGGCCACAGCGCACTTCAGCCCCCTGGCCGCACTACCGTCGGCCGTGTTCTCGGTGTGGCACAACATCTCGGGCGCAATTGTGGCTGCCTGGCTGGCGCGCCGTCCGCTGAAGGACTAG
- a CDS encoding SulP family inorganic anion transporter, with the protein MTPEQLMSLRATFRSPRRLLTESLAGLVVALALIPEAIAFSVIAGVDPRIGLFASFTMGVVTALVGGRPAMISAATGAVALVIAPVMKEHGLDYLIATIILAGVFQIILAVLGVTKLMRFIPRSVMIGFVNALAILVFMSQMPELFNVPWMVYPIVIVGLVIVFGLPRLTTAIPAPLVAIVAITLATVVGGIDVPTVSDKGELPDSLPGFFLPNVPLNLETFQIIAPFALSMALVGLLESLMTAKLVDDITDTRSNKTRVSWGQGAANIVTGFLGGLGGCAVIGQTMINVKGSGARSRLSTFLAGVFLLVLVVVLGDVVGMIPMAALVAVMIFVSLITFDWHSIQPSTLKRLPKSETAVMLITVAAVVATHNLAVGVGVGVLTAMVLFARRVAHFATVERTELELNGGNVATYTVDGELFFASSNDLYTQFDYAKDASEGIDRVIIDLHGSHIWDASTVAVLDSVTEKYRNHGREVEFIGLNEASIRMRERLAGKLNS; encoded by the coding sequence ATGACTCCCGAGCAACTCATGTCACTGCGGGCGACCTTCCGCTCACCCCGCCGCCTGCTGACGGAATCCCTCGCGGGGCTCGTGGTGGCGCTGGCTTTGATCCCCGAGGCCATCGCGTTCTCGGTGATTGCGGGGGTTGATCCGCGGATCGGGCTGTTCGCGTCCTTCACCATGGGCGTAGTGACGGCTTTGGTGGGTGGCCGGCCTGCCATGATTTCCGCAGCCACCGGAGCTGTGGCGTTGGTGATCGCCCCGGTGATGAAGGAGCACGGACTCGACTACCTGATCGCGACGATCATCCTGGCAGGTGTTTTCCAGATCATCCTGGCGGTGCTGGGCGTCACCAAACTCATGCGTTTCATCCCACGGTCCGTGATGATCGGCTTCGTGAACGCACTGGCCATCTTGGTGTTCATGTCACAGATGCCCGAGCTCTTCAATGTGCCGTGGATGGTCTACCCGATTGTCATTGTTGGTCTGGTCATCGTGTTCGGGCTGCCCCGCCTGACCACAGCGATTCCGGCTCCTCTGGTGGCCATTGTTGCCATCACGTTGGCGACCGTGGTGGGTGGCATCGACGTTCCCACCGTCAGCGATAAGGGTGAACTCCCGGACAGCTTGCCCGGCTTCTTCCTGCCCAACGTTCCCCTGAACCTGGAAACGTTCCAGATCATTGCACCCTTCGCACTGTCCATGGCATTGGTGGGCCTGTTGGAATCCCTGATGACTGCCAAGCTGGTGGACGACATCACGGACACCCGTTCCAACAAGACCCGCGTCTCCTGGGGTCAAGGTGCGGCGAACATCGTCACCGGGTTCCTTGGTGGTCTGGGTGGTTGCGCCGTCATTGGGCAGACCATGATCAACGTCAAGGGCTCCGGCGCCCGGAGCCGGCTCTCGACGTTCCTGGCCGGCGTGTTCCTGCTGGTGCTGGTAGTGGTCCTCGGCGACGTCGTGGGCATGATCCCCATGGCAGCGCTGGTTGCCGTGATGATTTTCGTTTCGCTGATCACCTTCGACTGGCACTCGATCCAACCCTCTACGCTGAAGCGACTGCCCAAGTCGGAGACCGCCGTCATGCTGATTACTGTTGCCGCTGTAGTGGCGACGCACAACCTCGCGGTGGGTGTCGGCGTCGGCGTCTTGACTGCAATGGTGCTGTTCGCGCGGCGGGTGGCCCACTTCGCTACGGTGGAGCGGACGGAACTCGAGCTCAACGGCGGGAACGTGGCCACCTACACCGTGGACGGCGAACTGTTCTTTGCATCGTCCAATGATCTGTACACGCAGTTCGACTACGCAAAAGATGCCTCAGAAGGAATAGATCGCGTGATCATCGATCTGCACGGCTCCCACATTTGGGACGCGTCGACTGTTGCCGTGTTGGATTCCGTGACCGAGAAGTACCGGAATCACGGGCGCGAGGTGGAGTTTATCGGGCTCAACGAGGCCAGCATCCGTATGCGCGAGCGGCTGGCCGGGAAGCTCAACTCCTGA
- a CDS encoding LacI family DNA-binding transcriptional regulator — translation MSQGSKPTIRDVAKAADVSLTTVSYVLSGRHGGTTRISQPTQDRVLAAVKELGYVPNQAARGMRRGKTDVVAVAIGNLDWPWDRALATAAARILPEHGYQPVILLGDDWRKFMMSGGADGVIIGYFPEAKTDDETVTELARRGVAQVVISGTMKPAGFDVLAPESDEGLAECMEFLTNSHRRIACIRRADPAGRPKSRFAAYAAGLEKAGIPLDESLVRTSQHHPATAYQSALELLQLPDRPTAIFCTDDMEALQAIRAAYRLGLQVPEDIQIVGVGNSTEGQEYDPALTTVGPDPIFEQVVRMLLDRLAGTTPAEGIRVASPWKVHRRGTTQR, via the coding sequence GTGAGCCAGGGATCCAAGCCCACCATCCGGGACGTTGCGAAGGCGGCTGACGTATCGCTGACCACTGTGTCCTACGTGCTTTCCGGCCGTCACGGCGGGACCACCCGGATCAGCCAGCCCACGCAGGACCGGGTGTTGGCCGCGGTCAAGGAGCTCGGTTACGTGCCCAACCAGGCGGCCCGGGGCATGCGTCGGGGCAAGACGGACGTGGTGGCCGTGGCTATCGGAAACCTCGATTGGCCGTGGGATCGAGCCCTCGCCACGGCGGCGGCCCGGATCCTCCCGGAGCACGGGTACCAGCCGGTGATCCTGCTGGGCGACGATTGGCGCAAGTTCATGATGTCCGGGGGCGCCGATGGCGTCATCATCGGCTACTTCCCCGAGGCCAAGACAGACGACGAAACCGTCACCGAGCTGGCGCGCCGCGGCGTCGCCCAAGTGGTGATCTCCGGAACCATGAAGCCCGCGGGGTTTGATGTTTTGGCTCCCGAGTCCGATGAAGGGCTCGCGGAGTGCATGGAGTTCCTCACCAATTCCCACCGCAGAATCGCGTGCATCCGCAGGGCAGACCCGGCCGGCCGGCCCAAGAGCCGCTTTGCCGCCTATGCTGCCGGGTTGGAGAAGGCAGGCATACCCCTGGATGAGTCCTTGGTCAGGACGTCGCAGCACCACCCTGCCACCGCGTACCAGTCGGCGTTGGAGTTGCTCCAGCTGCCGGATCGGCCCACGGCCATCTTCTGCACGGACGACATGGAAGCGTTGCAAGCCATCCGTGCCGCGTACCGCCTCGGCCTGCAGGTCCCTGAGGACATCCAGATTGTTGGCGTAGGAAACTCCACTGAGGGCCAGGAGTATGACCCGGCCCTGACCACTGTTGGGCCGGACCCTATTTTTGAGCAGGTGGTCAGGATGCTGCTTGATCGCTTGGCGGGAACCACACCGGCAGAAGGAATCCGGGTTGCCTCGCCATGGAAGGTACACCGCCGAGGCACCACCCAGCGCTAG
- a CDS encoding carbohydrate kinase family protein has protein sequence MLTVIGEALVDVVQRSSGIEAHVGGSPLNVAVGLARLDHPVQFIGRYGRDAYGDSVAAHLRSSSVMVPLPPDEKPTSVATATIDDDGAATYVFDLAWELPGLAARLPLMLQGATLLHTGSIATALEPGAAEVLAAVEHAHPGSTISFDPNCRPSIITDVDYARTQAERFVALSDVVKASDEDLEWLYPGIDPTESARRWLTLGGAGGPALVVVTRGSRGPWGITRAGETQIPAPAVNVVDTVGAGDSFMAGLLSAIVDHGLDGAQNRDALRAMPAETLAAIMDHATRAAAVTVSRAGANPPTRAELNHGVA, from the coding sequence ATGCTGACAGTCATTGGTGAAGCTCTTGTTGATGTGGTCCAACGCTCGTCCGGAATCGAGGCGCACGTTGGCGGCAGTCCGCTCAACGTTGCCGTCGGTCTGGCGCGCCTTGACCACCCGGTGCAGTTCATCGGGCGCTATGGCCGGGACGCCTACGGTGACTCCGTGGCGGCACACCTCCGCTCAAGCTCCGTAATGGTGCCGCTTCCGCCGGACGAGAAGCCCACCAGCGTGGCCACTGCCACAATCGACGACGACGGCGCCGCCACCTACGTCTTTGACCTCGCCTGGGAATTGCCCGGACTCGCCGCAAGGTTGCCGCTGATGCTGCAGGGCGCCACCTTGCTGCACACAGGTTCCATAGCCACCGCACTGGAGCCCGGCGCCGCAGAGGTGCTTGCCGCCGTCGAACATGCCCACCCGGGCAGCACCATCAGCTTCGATCCCAACTGCCGTCCGAGCATCATTACGGACGTTGATTACGCGCGGACGCAAGCCGAACGCTTCGTGGCGCTGTCCGACGTCGTCAAGGCCTCCGACGAGGACCTTGAGTGGCTGTACCCCGGCATCGATCCAACGGAATCCGCGCGCCGCTGGCTGACGTTGGGAGGCGCCGGAGGTCCGGCCCTGGTTGTGGTGACACGTGGTTCTCGAGGTCCGTGGGGCATCACCAGGGCAGGTGAGACCCAGATTCCCGCACCAGCTGTGAACGTGGTGGACACTGTGGGCGCGGGGGATTCGTTCATGGCGGGGTTGTTGTCCGCCATTGTTGACCATGGGCTGGATGGAGCGCAGAATCGTGACGCCTTAAGGGCCATGCCGGCTGAGACCTTGGCAGCCATCATGGATCACGCAACACGTGCGGCCGCCGTGACGGTGTCGCGGGCAGGCGCGAATCCGCCCACGCGGGCTGAGCTCAACCACGGAGTGGCGTAA
- a CDS encoding glutathione S-transferase family protein, whose protein sequence is MSEKTSEVDEHSTRGAYVTGSEFTRDTNYIEDRITRGGTPGPDGESGWPVEPGRYRLIAARACPWANRTVIVRRLLGLEDVISLGQPGPTHDARSWTFDLDPDGKDPVLGIERLQEAFFRRFPDYPRGITVPALVDVPSGQVVTNNFPQITLDFSTEWTEFHRPGAPQLYPEHLREEIDTVNKRVFTEVNNGVYRCGFAGSQEAYDAAYTRLWNALDWLEERLTGQRYLVGDSITEADVRLFTTLARFDAVYHGHFKCNRNKLSEMPALWGYARDLFQTPGFGDTIDFVQIKQHYYIVHEDINPTQIVPAGPDLSGWLSPHGRESLGGSPFGEGTPPGPVKAGEEVAAGHGAS, encoded by the coding sequence ATGAGTGAGAAGACCAGCGAAGTCGACGAACACAGCACCCGCGGGGCGTACGTCACCGGCAGTGAGTTCACCCGGGACACGAACTACATCGAGGACCGCATAACGCGCGGGGGCACTCCTGGGCCGGACGGCGAGTCCGGCTGGCCCGTGGAGCCGGGACGCTACCGGTTGATCGCCGCCCGGGCCTGTCCGTGGGCCAACCGCACCGTGATCGTCCGCAGGCTCTTGGGACTTGAGGACGTCATCAGCCTTGGCCAGCCCGGCCCCACGCACGACGCCCGGTCCTGGACCTTCGATCTGGATCCGGACGGCAAGGACCCGGTACTCGGCATCGAGCGCTTGCAGGAGGCATTCTTCCGACGCTTCCCGGACTACCCCCGCGGCATCACAGTTCCGGCTTTGGTGGACGTCCCCAGCGGCCAAGTGGTGACCAATAACTTCCCCCAGATCACGTTGGACTTCTCCACGGAATGGACGGAGTTCCATCGTCCGGGTGCGCCGCAGCTGTATCCGGAGCACCTGCGCGAAGAAATCGACACCGTCAACAAGAGAGTCTTCACCGAGGTTAACAACGGCGTTTACAGGTGCGGCTTCGCCGGGTCCCAGGAAGCCTACGATGCGGCGTACACCCGTCTGTGGAACGCCTTGGACTGGCTCGAGGAACGGCTGACCGGCCAGCGGTACCTCGTGGGCGATTCCATCACCGAGGCAGACGTCCGGCTCTTCACCACCTTGGCGCGCTTCGATGCCGTCTATCACGGTCATTTCAAGTGCAACCGCAACAAACTCAGCGAAATGCCGGCGCTATGGGGCTACGCCCGGGACCTGTTCCAGACGCCTGGGTTTGGAGACACCATCGACTTTGTGCAGATCAAACAGCACTACTACATCGTCCACGAGGACATTAATCCCACGCAGATCGTTCCTGCTGGACCGGATCTATCCGGTTGGCTCAGTCCCCACGGACGGGAATCCCTGGGAGGAAGTCCGTTCGGGGAAGGCACCCCGCCGGGACCAGTGAAGGCCGGCGAGGAAGTGGCCGCCGGTCACGGGGCCAGCTAG
- a CDS encoding isocitrate lyase/PEP mutase family protein: MNPEQNKTAAHFRSLHTSQKPLALSNAWDVASAVITEAAGAPAIATTSAGVAWSLGMPDGDRLDRERAVAVIASIVDAVNVPVTADIEGGYSETLEGIARTVADILEAGAVGINMEDGSRDPAEFAERLSAARKAAHEAGRELFINARTDVFLAGVGTLEQQVAEVLARAQKYVEAGADGIFVPGAADAETVAALAAGISVPVNVMVGAGSLSVGELGRLGVSRVSLGSSIAQAAYAVAQRAAEELNTTGTYTAVAEVVDYGFLNGLLDSSKRN, encoded by the coding sequence ATGAATCCGGAACAGAATAAAACCGCAGCCCACTTCAGATCCCTCCACACCAGCCAAAAGCCCTTGGCACTCAGCAACGCCTGGGACGTCGCCAGCGCCGTCATCACGGAGGCAGCGGGAGCGCCAGCTATAGCGACCACCAGCGCCGGAGTTGCCTGGTCATTAGGTATGCCCGACGGCGACCGGCTGGACAGGGAGCGTGCTGTGGCAGTTATCGCCAGCATCGTGGACGCAGTCAACGTGCCCGTCACGGCGGACATCGAGGGTGGTTATTCGGAAACGCTGGAAGGAATCGCGAGGACGGTCGCCGATATTCTTGAGGCCGGTGCCGTGGGGATCAACATGGAAGATGGTTCCCGGGACCCGGCGGAATTCGCAGAGAGGCTTTCCGCTGCGCGCAAAGCAGCCCACGAGGCGGGCCGGGAATTGTTCATCAACGCCCGAACCGACGTATTTCTGGCGGGCGTCGGAACACTGGAGCAGCAGGTTGCCGAAGTACTCGCAAGGGCACAGAAGTACGTGGAAGCAGGGGCCGACGGCATCTTTGTGCCTGGAGCAGCGGACGCGGAAACTGTTGCCGCACTGGCCGCCGGGATATCTGTTCCCGTTAACGTCATGGTGGGTGCGGGATCGCTGAGCGTTGGCGAGCTCGGGAGGCTTGGCGTCTCCCGTGTCAGCCTCGGGTCCAGCATCGCCCAAGCCGCCTACGCCGTCGCTCAGCGGGCAGCCGAAGAGTTAAACACGACGGGCACCTACACGGCGGTAGCGGAAGTCGTGGACTACGGATTCCTCAATGGGCTGTTGGACTCGTCGAAAAGGAACTGA
- a CDS encoding HAD family hydrolase, translating into MRLVASDIDGTILGHDGKISDRTIKAFQACRDAGVELVFVTGRPPRWLYPLQEQLGHSGIVICSNGAVVWDLETEKALSSTALDAESVFEARRIIKSLRPDALFAVETLTGFQLEPGFIENETSELLAEFTPKPLAETLTADDAVVKFLAITRKGTPDEFLAEVQPAVAHLVSTTHSAPRTAMLEMSVPGINKAVTLAKYAGSLGIEAADVVAFGDMPNDIEMLRWAGHGYAMASGHPEAILAAGQQAPHFDDDGVAQILEAKLTEQRV; encoded by the coding sequence ATGCGGCTCGTAGCAAGCGATATTGACGGCACCATCCTCGGTCACGACGGCAAAATCAGTGACCGGACCATCAAGGCATTCCAGGCGTGCCGCGACGCAGGGGTGGAACTCGTCTTCGTCACGGGTCGCCCGCCGCGCTGGTTGTACCCGCTGCAAGAGCAGTTGGGACACAGCGGGATCGTGATTTGTTCCAACGGCGCCGTGGTGTGGGATCTCGAAACCGAGAAAGCACTATCCTCGACTGCCCTGGACGCGGAATCTGTGTTCGAGGCACGCCGCATCATCAAGTCACTCCGGCCCGACGCCCTCTTCGCCGTTGAGACCCTCACGGGTTTCCAGCTTGAGCCGGGCTTCATCGAGAACGAAACCAGCGAGCTTCTCGCCGAATTCACCCCAAAACCCCTGGCTGAGACGCTCACGGCGGATGACGCCGTCGTGAAGTTCCTGGCGATCACCCGCAAAGGTACGCCGGACGAATTCCTCGCCGAAGTTCAGCCTGCCGTCGCCCACCTGGTGAGCACCACCCACTCGGCACCTCGAACCGCGATGCTGGAGATGTCAGTGCCCGGCATCAACAAGGCCGTCACGCTCGCCAAGTACGCCGGGTCCCTGGGGATCGAAGCTGCTGATGTAGTGGCGTTCGGAGACATGCCAAATGACATCGAGATGCTCCGCTGGGCCGGTCACGGTTACGCCATGGCCAGCGGACACCCGGAGGCCATCCTCGCCGCCGGACAGCAGGCACCGCACTTCGACGACGACGGCGTGGCCCAGATTCTCGAGGCAAAGCTGACGGAGCAGCGGGTCTAG
- a CDS encoding alpha/beta hydrolase fold domain-containing protein has product MLRHKYSYGEHPSQWGELFIPEPSNGNHRGASALAGGIAVVIHGGYWRSQYGAELGEPLARDLAAHGITAWNLEYRRAGNGGGWPHTFEDILAGIDHLSTIAGDHNLQLGKVVALGHSAGGHLAVWAAGRQRLSDIGTPDADRQLQRSPEDNAVHLTGVVSQSGLLNLAAAEKLNLSNGAVCNLMGGDSHRFPKRHKYADPMSSLPLDVPVYAVHATDDEDVPASQSEAYVAAATAAGSAAQLLRVPGDHFDLIDPKAVAYKKCRELVQRLLS; this is encoded by the coding sequence ATGTTGCGGCACAAGTACAGCTACGGCGAACACCCCAGCCAATGGGGCGAACTCTTCATACCTGAACCGTCCAACGGAAACCATCGCGGCGCGTCTGCGCTGGCCGGTGGAATCGCCGTTGTGATCCATGGCGGTTACTGGCGGTCCCAGTACGGCGCGGAGCTTGGCGAGCCTCTTGCGCGGGACCTCGCAGCGCACGGCATCACCGCCTGGAACCTCGAGTATCGGCGGGCCGGCAACGGCGGTGGTTGGCCCCACACTTTCGAGGACATCCTGGCCGGCATCGACCACCTGTCCACCATCGCCGGTGATCACAATCTCCAGCTCGGCAAAGTAGTCGCCTTGGGCCACTCGGCCGGCGGCCATTTGGCGGTCTGGGCTGCTGGACGGCAACGGCTCTCGGACATCGGAACGCCCGACGCCGACCGCCAACTCCAGCGCAGCCCGGAGGACAACGCCGTGCACCTGACCGGCGTCGTCAGCCAGTCCGGCCTCCTGAACCTCGCCGCGGCCGAGAAGCTGAACCTCAGCAACGGCGCCGTCTGCAACCTTATGGGCGGGGATTCCCATAGATTCCCCAAGCGGCATAAGTACGCGGATCCCATGAGCTCGCTGCCGCTTGACGTTCCCGTATATGCCGTCCACGCCACGGACGACGAGGATGTTCCCGCCAGCCAGTCCGAGGCCTACGTTGCTGCAGCCACGGCGGCCGGAAGCGCCGCCCAGTTGCTCCGCGTTCCCGGGGACCACTTCGACCTGATCGACCCCAAAGCGGTCGCTTATAAGAAGTGCCGCGAACTGGTCCAGCGACTGCTCTCGTAA